Proteins from one Cryptomeria japonica chromosome 4, Sugi_1.0, whole genome shotgun sequence genomic window:
- the LOC131061070 gene encoding metalloendoproteinase 1 has product MDKFRFITYRGLVVFAIVVVIITAESISSNRYGRQKTGREMGLDIKEMEVTTAVSELDVLRGLDLKKGDIHNGIRYVKLYLARFGYLLQQKQEHDVWDDLFDAQLEESLRMYQNNFNLSVTGFLDQETLGTMHIPRCSREDIPDELLIFLSKPSPSKGSLWNQELWEFAYGKLKWRSTHNLTYAFSPTIAHAESTILSKEDIRNALASAFDSWEAVVPLNFSETNQFEKANIKIEFVARDHGDGAPFEGPSVVTVAHAFPPEDGRFHFNVDKLWTTSCQLTHHPSAFDIQSTAVHEIGHVIGLGHSKVQNSVMYPFLPPGHIRHSLTTDDIRGARALYGTRISNHRDQQDDQQEDEEENEDETSHIHLLVVGFLMLAVCLIFICRHLLRHI; this is encoded by the coding sequence ATGGACAAATTCAGGTTTATTACATACAGAGGTCTGGTAGTATTTGCAATTGTTGTGGTCATAATAACGGCCGAAAGCATCTCTTCTAACAGATATGGAAGACAAAAGACAGGAAGAGAAATGGGCCTGGATATAAAGGAGATGGAGGTAACTACTGCAGTGTCTGAGTTGGATGTTTTGAGGGGCCTGGACCTCAAGAAAGGTGACATCCACAATGGGATACGTTATGTTAAGTTATATTTGGCCAGGTTTGGCTATCTGTTGCAACAAAAACAGGAACATGATGTATGGGATGACCTGTTTGATGCTCAGCTCGAAGAGAGTCTCCGTATGTATCAGAATAACTTCAATCTTAGTGTCACAGGCTTCCTAGACCAAGAGACACTGGGTACCATGCACATCCCCAGATGTAGCAGGGAAGATATACCTGATGAACTGCTGATATTCCTCTCCAAACCAAGTCCTTCTAAGGGCAGTCTATGGAACCAAGAGCTGTGGGAATTCGCCTATGGGAAGCTAAAGTGGAGAAGTACGCATAATCTCACTTACGCCTTTTCCCCCACCATTGCCCATGCAGAGTCAACCATCCTCTCCAAGGAGGACATCCGGAATGCACTGGCTTCTGCCTTTGACAGCTGGGAAGCAGTGGTTCCACTCAATTTTTCTGAAACAAATCAATTTGAGAAGGCAAATATAAAGATTGAATTTGTGGCACGTGACCATGGGGATGGAGCCCCATTTGAAGGGCCCAGTGTTGTAACGGTGGCACATGCATTCCCTCCGGAGGATGGCCGCTTTCACTTCAACGTTGACAAGCTTTGGACAACAAGTTGCCAACTCACACACCATCCCTCTGCATTTGATATTCAGAGCACTGCTGTTCATGAGATTGGCCATGTCATTGGACTGGGTCATTCCAAAGTCCAAAACTCTGTGATGTATCCCTTTCTACCACCGGGACACATTAGGCACTCCCTTACTACTGATGATATCCGTGGTGCCAGGGCTCTTTATGGAACTAGAATATCCAATCACCGAGATCAACAGGATGATCAACAGGAGGACgaagaagaaaatgaggatgagACCTCCCACATTCACCTCCTCGTTGTTGGATTTCTTATGCTAGCTGTTTGTCTCATATTCATATGCAGACATCTGCTCCGTCATATTTGA